One Leisingera sp. M658 genomic window carries:
- a CDS encoding L,D-transpeptidase has product MPQNPFDTFSRRHFLAGSAALISSPSFAQETGDEAQQAFDPLRPPPEPEPAVQRNISAFRAKSWRPYFDNLRNGAILVDIDSRALHYWSQDESVYKLFPSSVPLSDDLTRRGRTKIVRKVDGPGWAPTPNMRKRNPEWPAFIPPGPDNPLGTHALYLSWKYYRIHGTHDTRKIGRKSSNGCIGLYNEHIADLFSLTKVGTQVLLI; this is encoded by the coding sequence ATGCCCCAAAACCCCTTTGATACCTTCAGCAGGCGGCATTTTCTTGCCGGCAGCGCTGCTTTGATCTCGTCGCCATCTTTTGCGCAAGAAACCGGCGACGAGGCGCAGCAGGCCTTTGATCCGTTGCGCCCGCCGCCAGAGCCGGAACCGGCTGTCCAGCGCAACATCTCTGCATTCCGGGCCAAATCCTGGAGACCATATTTTGATAACCTGCGGAACGGGGCGATTCTGGTCGATATCGACAGCCGGGCTCTGCACTATTGGTCCCAGGATGAAAGCGTTTACAAACTTTTCCCGTCTTCTGTGCCGCTGTCCGACGATCTGACCCGCCGCGGCCGGACCAAGATTGTTCGCAAAGTTGACGGCCCAGGCTGGGCTCCAACCCCGAATATGCGCAAGCGCAACCCGGAATGGCCTGCGTTCATTCCGCCGGGGCCGGATAACCCGCTTGGCACCCATGCGCTGTATCTTAGCTGGAAGTATTACCGCATCCATGGAACCCACGATACGCGGAAAATCGGCCGCAAATCGTCCAACGGCTGCATCGGGCTTTACAATGAACATATCGCCGATTTGTTCAGTCTGACCAAAGTCGGCACCCAGGTGTTGCTTATTTGA
- a CDS encoding CAP domain-containing protein, translated as MKRVFLLMAAAFVTVAAACTPATESGSTYRIRNADKVQIRMLDSVNALRQAAGAQAVQLNAELTAAAATHSRDMSVQNRPWHFGSDGSSPLDRVSRAGYTGSLLGENISETYENEQQTLSAWLERPATRAVILDPKAVNMGFSWFQEPNGKIWWTMVMGS; from the coding sequence ATGAAACGTGTTTTTCTGCTGATGGCTGCTGCCTTTGTAACTGTTGCGGCAGCATGTACGCCCGCAACAGAATCCGGCAGCACCTACCGTATTAGAAATGCAGACAAAGTGCAGATCCGGATGCTTGATTCAGTCAATGCGCTGCGTCAGGCGGCTGGTGCGCAAGCTGTCCAGCTGAATGCCGAGCTGACTGCGGCCGCTGCGACCCATTCCCGGGATATGTCAGTGCAAAACCGGCCCTGGCATTTCGGATCCGACGGCTCCTCGCCGCTGGACCGGGTGTCGCGTGCAGGTTACACCGGCTCGCTTCTGGGGGAGAACATCTCCGAAACCTACGAGAATGAGCAGCAAACCCTGTCTGCGTGGCTGGAACGCCCGGCCACACGCGCAGTGATTCTCGATCCAAAAGCCGTGAATATGGGGTTCTCCTGGTTCCAGGAGCCGAACGGCAAAATCTGGTGGACGATGGTTATGGGCAGCTGA
- a CDS encoding murein L,D-transpeptidase family protein: MDRRAFGFGAAASLALAGCSTSGSAVSRFHSYDGPQVTSIVINKGARKLYLMHNEDILREYEVDLGFAPLGHKAFEGDGKTPEGTYVIDRRNPNSRYHLSVGISYPNGQDRANAHAQGKRPGGEIFIHGEPNNGKERKRAARVNDWTAGCIAVSNEEIEEIYAMVQDGTAIALRP; the protein is encoded by the coding sequence ATGGACAGACGGGCATTTGGTTTCGGTGCGGCCGCGAGCCTTGCGCTGGCTGGTTGCAGCACCTCCGGCAGCGCAGTGAGCCGGTTTCACTCATATGACGGACCGCAAGTGACTTCGATCGTGATCAACAAGGGTGCGCGTAAGCTTTACCTGATGCACAACGAAGATATCCTGCGCGAGTATGAAGTCGACCTGGGGTTCGCACCATTGGGGCACAAGGCGTTTGAGGGTGACGGAAAGACACCTGAGGGCACATATGTGATTGACCGGCGCAATCCCAACAGCCGCTATCATCTGTCGGTCGGAATCTCTTATCCAAACGGGCAGGACCGGGCAAATGCGCATGCTCAAGGCAAGCGTCCGGGCGGTGAGATTTTTATCCACGGAGAGCCGAACAACGGCAAGGAGCGCAAACGCGCAGCCCGGGTTAACGACTGGACCGCCGGTTGTATCGCGGTGTCAAATGAAGAAATCGAAGAAATCTATGCCATGGTGCAGGACGGCACGGCCATCGCTTTGCGGCCCTGA
- a CDS encoding ion transporter produces MTDTQASTPIRRLAAILDSDRFGRFITAVILVNAVTLGLETAPSVMAKIGGLIHLIDNICLSIFVVEILAKIFVRRLRFFLSGWNVFDFVIVGIALAPGTQGLSVLRALRILRVLRVISVAPRLRRVVEGFITALPGMGSVFLLMAIIFYIGSVIATKLFGQDFPEWFGDLGRSAYSLFQIMTLESWSMGIVRPVMEVHPHAWAFFVPFIMVTTFAVVNLLVGLIVNSMQDAHGEEEVERTDAYRDEVLSRLEAIEQRLSSQSAPDRKL; encoded by the coding sequence ATGACTGATACCCAAGCGTCCACCCCGATCCGCCGCCTGGCAGCTATTCTGGACAGTGACCGGTTCGGCCGGTTTATTACCGCTGTCATCCTGGTCAATGCAGTCACCCTGGGGCTGGAGACCGCCCCATCTGTCATGGCTAAGATTGGCGGTCTGATTCACCTGATCGACAACATTTGCTTGTCCATTTTCGTGGTGGAGATACTGGCCAAAATCTTTGTGCGCAGGTTGCGGTTTTTCCTGAGCGGCTGGAATGTGTTCGATTTCGTGATCGTCGGCATTGCGCTGGCGCCGGGGACACAGGGGCTGTCAGTGCTGCGAGCGCTGCGTATTTTGCGGGTGCTGCGGGTTATTTCCGTTGCACCGCGCTTGCGCCGGGTGGTCGAGGGGTTCATCACCGCGCTGCCGGGGATGGGATCGGTTTTCCTGCTGATGGCGATTATTTTCTACATCGGGTCCGTGATCGCGACCAAGCTGTTCGGCCAGGACTTCCCGGAATGGTTCGGCGATCTGGGCCGCAGCGCCTATTCGCTGTTCCAGATCATGACGCTGGAAAGCTGGTCGATGGGGATCGTGCGGCCGGTGATGGAAGTGCATCCGCACGCCTGGGCGTTCTTTGTGCCGTTCATCATGGTGACGACCTTTGCCGTGGTGAACCTTCTTGTCGGTCTGATCGTGAACTCCATGCAGGATGCCCATGGCGAAGAAGAGGTGGAACGCACCGATGCCTATAGGGACGAAGTGCTGAGCCGCCTGGAGGCAATAGAACAGAGACTAAGCAGTCAATCGGCCCCGGACAGGAAATTGTGA